In Sebaldella sp. S0638, one genomic interval encodes:
- a CDS encoding DUF4253 domain-containing protein, whose protein sequence is MEKLREVEKITGKKLRNFITVDFGREEKRIPDTYSTVVENKDLYDFSEDIKFALGKDYTVFIGTTNFLAPINDEDIKKGKRYSELVITKKTTWDDVLRMAESDAINYGFETEDLINKIKEYDEKYGVNVSHAETDTVVLEFNKLPEDLGELTKDIYEFCPDIVDQGTGEINSIAESLEDTNSIFLWWD, encoded by the coding sequence ATGGAAAAACTTAGAGAAGTAGAGAAAATAACCGGGAAAAAACTGAGAAATTTTATAACAGTGGATTTTGGACGTGAAGAAAAGAGAATTCCTGATACATATTCCACTGTGGTGGAGAATAAGGATCTGTATGATTTTTCCGAGGATATAAAGTTTGCTTTGGGAAAAGATTATACAGTGTTTATAGGAACTACGAATTTTCTTGCACCAATAAATGATGAAGATATAAAAAAGGGAAAGAGATATTCTGAATTAGTAATAACAAAGAAAACAACATGGGACGATGTTCTCAGAATGGCAGAGTCAGACGCAATAAATTACGGCTTTGAAACTGAAGATCTCATAAATAAAATAAAAGAGTATGATGAAAAATACGGGGTAAATGTGAGCCATGCCGAAACAGATACAGTAGTTCTGGAATTTAATAAACTCCCGGAAGATCTGGGGGAACTTACAAAGGATATATACGAGTTTTGTCCTGATATAGTAGATCAGGGAACAGGAGAGATAAATTCCATTGCGGAGAGTCTCGAAGATACAAACAGTATATTTTTATGGTGGGATTAG
- a CDS encoding STM4013/SEN3800 family hydrolase, with protein MQINMNEIVGKDDILFITLDTLRYDVAEQEYLAGNLPNLCAAGGWEKRHSPGDYTYSSHHSFFAGFLPTPSEYVPLNEREYLFSMKNSMLKYKNHENIYFFDTPNIVKAMEKEGYKTICIGGVIFFNKSNELCSVLPNMFTESYWNPKFGVTNPKSVEYQVKQALKLLKSLGKDERVFLFLNISAIHGPNYYYLEEYKERMNEYDPGKNILASKYDGTESQAAALRYVDKCLEPLFEHMRERNKTFCIALSDHGTCYGEDGFEGHNLAHEVVWTVPYKHFFL; from the coding sequence ATGCAGATAAATATGAATGAAATAGTAGGAAAAGATGATATTCTTTTTATTACTCTGGATACTCTCAGATATGACGTAGCGGAACAGGAATATCTCGCAGGAAACCTTCCTAATCTGTGTGCTGCCGGCGGCTGGGAAAAAAGACACAGTCCCGGTGATTATACATACTCTTCGCATCACAGTTTTTTTGCAGGCTTTCTGCCTACACCTTCTGAATATGTGCCGTTAAATGAAAGAGAATATTTGTTTTCCATGAAAAACAGTATGCTAAAGTATAAAAATCATGAAAATATATATTTTTTTGATACGCCGAATATTGTGAAAGCAATGGAAAAAGAAGGGTATAAGACTATTTGCATAGGCGGTGTGATTTTCTTTAATAAAAGTAATGAATTATGCAGTGTATTGCCGAATATGTTTACTGAAAGCTACTGGAACCCGAAGTTTGGTGTTACTAATCCAAAATCTGTGGAATATCAGGTAAAGCAGGCTTTGAAGCTTTTGAAAAGTCTCGGAAAAGATGAGAGGGTGTTTTTATTTTTGAATATATCAGCTATTCACGGGCCTAATTACTATTATCTTGAAGAGTATAAGGAGAGGATGAATGAATACGATCCCGGGAAAAATATTCTTGCCTCAAAATATGACGGAACAGAAAGTCAGGCTGCTGCTTTGAGGTATGTAGATAAGTGCCTTGAACCTCTTTTTGAACATATGAGGGAGAGAAACAAAACATTTTGTATAGCTTTATCTGACCATGGGACATGTTACGGGGAAGATGGCTTCGAAGGGCATAACCTTGCCCATGAAGTAGTGTGGACTGTACCTTATAAACATTTTTTTCTATAA
- a CDS encoding STM4014 family protein: MENVFLIIGDNNGRRIKTFAGCLEKAGDYSYNVLDWMDLLNKPEILRGFLEKSNIVKIEPPEKNTEIYRKFLEYGNGAEIILAEEKKTGIKNDEIIKAPGVWFDGVKNVFGKISEISDDYKNTYFMCDIDELLIMMDKKATYEYLSSSENSFLLPERTRDFQNYDDFFETVKNKTAKYFIKLRCGSGSTGVLAYSYNPKLDEEKIFTSLNYSEENGKREFFSTYRVKMYTEKNVIKNMINWVIENGAHIEKWLPKLTYEKYGFDTRVFAAGKKAEYMLSRLSTGPITNLHLKNMRKESSEFMEEKHLKLLTEASEDVMRIFDKSLYAGIDVLISNNFKPYIIDVNPFGDLFHNLIDSPENVYYAEIREALKERALRK, from the coding sequence AATAACGGAAGAAGAATAAAAACATTTGCCGGATGTCTTGAAAAAGCCGGTGATTATTCTTACAATGTTTTAGACTGGATGGATTTACTGAATAAACCTGAAATTCTCAGGGGATTTTTGGAAAAAAGCAATATTGTAAAAATAGAACCTCCTGAGAAAAATACCGAAATATACAGAAAATTTCTGGAGTATGGTAATGGGGCGGAGATTATTTTAGCTGAGGAGAAGAAAACAGGGATAAAAAATGACGAGATAATAAAGGCTCCGGGAGTATGGTTTGACGGGGTGAAAAATGTCTTTGGAAAAATATCGGAAATATCTGATGATTATAAAAATACATATTTCATGTGTGATATAGACGAACTTTTGATTATGATGGATAAAAAAGCGACTTATGAATATCTTTCCAGCTCGGAAAACAGCTTTTTACTTCCTGAAAGAACAAGGGATTTTCAAAATTATGATGATTTTTTTGAAACTGTTAAAAATAAAACAGCAAAATATTTTATAAAATTAAGATGTGGATCAGGAAGTACAGGGGTGCTTGCTTATTCATACAATCCAAAGTTAGATGAGGAAAAGATATTTACTTCGCTGAATTATTCCGAAGAAAACGGAAAAAGGGAATTTTTCAGTACCTACAGAGTAAAGATGTACACTGAAAAAAATGTAATAAAAAATATGATAAACTGGGTTATAGAAAATGGAGCCCATATAGAAAAGTGGCTTCCAAAGCTTACATATGAAAAATACGGCTTTGATACAAGAGTTTTTGCAGCGGGAAAAAAGGCGGAATATATGCTCTCGCGGCTTAGTACCGGTCCTATTACAAATCTTCATTTGAAAAATATGAGGAAAGAAAGCAGTGAATTTATGGAAGAAAAACATTTGAAACTTCTCACAGAAGCTTCAGAAGATGTAATGAGGATTTTTGATAAATCTTTATATGCCGGAATAGATGTTTTGATCTCTAATAATTTTAAGCCTTATATTATTGATGTGAATCCTTTTGGAGATTTGTTTCATAATCTTATTGACTCGCCTGAGAATGTATATTACGCGGAAATAAGAGAAGCATTGAAAGAAAGAGCTTTGAGAAAATAA